The proteins below come from a single Parageobacillus thermoglucosidasius genomic window:
- a CDS encoding tRNA1(Val) (adenine(37)-N6)-methyltransferase: MVELYDDERLDYLLHEEIRIIQSPSVFAFSLDAVLLAKFAYMPIQKGLIVDLCTGNGVIPLLLSMRTKGKIIGVEIQERLCDMAKRSVKYNGLEKQIEIIHGDIKDAPKQLGYSKYDVVTCNPPYFPTISKEEMNKNVHLAIARHEIYCTLEDVVRVSSQLLKQGGKAAFVHRPGRLLDIITLMREYRLEPKRLRFVYPKAGKEANTILIEGIKDGNPDLKILPPLIVYNDDNEYTDEVKQLLYGIIPS; the protein is encoded by the coding sequence ATGGTGGAATTGTATGACGATGAGAGGCTTGACTATCTTTTGCATGAAGAAATCCGCATTATTCAAAGTCCGTCGGTGTTTGCTTTTTCCCTCGATGCGGTTTTGCTGGCGAAATTTGCTTATATGCCGATTCAAAAAGGGCTTATTGTCGATTTATGCACGGGAAACGGCGTTATTCCGTTGTTATTAAGCATGAGAACAAAAGGGAAAATTATCGGGGTAGAAATTCAAGAGCGGCTTTGCGACATGGCAAAAAGAAGCGTAAAATATAACGGTTTGGAAAAACAGATCGAAATTATCCATGGAGATATTAAAGATGCGCCGAAACAATTAGGATATAGTAAATATGATGTCGTTACATGCAATCCTCCGTATTTTCCAACAATCAGCAAGGAGGAAATGAACAAAAATGTTCATTTAGCCATTGCCCGCCATGAAATTTATTGTACGCTTGAAGATGTGGTTCGCGTAAGCAGCCAGCTGTTAAAACAGGGCGGTAAAGCCGCATTTGTGCACCGGCCGGGAAGGCTGCTTGACATTATTACGCTAATGCGCGAATATCGGCTAGAGCCAAAGCGGCTGCGGTTTGTTTATCCGAAGGCCGGAAAAGAGGCAAATACGATTTTGATTGAAGGCATTAAAGACGGCAATCCGGATTTAAAAATTTTGCCGCCGCTTATTGTATATAATGACGATAATGAATATACGGATGAAGTGAAACAGCTGTTATATGGAATCATCCCATCGTAA
- a CDS encoding TatD family hydrolase yields MLFDTHAHLNAVQYNDDLQEVIDRALGEGVSHIVVVGFDRPTIARAVELAEQYDFIYASVGWHPVDAIDMTDEDLDMIAELAAHPKVVALGEMGLDYYWDKSPKEIQHEVFRRQIALAKKVKLPIIIHNREATADILRILKEENAAEVGGIMHCFSGSVEVAKQCIEMNFLISLGGPVTFKNAKKPKEVAAQIPLEHLLIETDCPYLTPHPFRGKRNEPSYVKYVAEAIAEIKGISFEEVAKATTKNAKKLFGIHR; encoded by the coding sequence ATGCTTTTTGACACGCATGCACATTTAAATGCCGTCCAATATAACGATGATTTACAAGAAGTGATTGATCGCGCTCTTGGTGAAGGAGTTTCTCATATTGTTGTCGTTGGTTTTGACCGTCCTACGATTGCACGGGCGGTGGAACTAGCGGAGCAATATGATTTTATTTATGCTTCCGTCGGCTGGCATCCCGTTGATGCGATCGATATGACGGACGAGGATTTGGATATGATCGCAGAGCTGGCTGCCCATCCGAAAGTAGTGGCGTTAGGAGAAATGGGCTTGGATTATTATTGGGATAAATCGCCAAAGGAAATACAGCATGAGGTATTTCGCCGGCAAATCGCTTTAGCGAAAAAAGTGAAACTGCCGATCATTATCCATAATCGTGAGGCTACAGCGGATATTTTGCGGATTTTAAAAGAGGAAAACGCTGCTGAAGTCGGTGGGATTATGCATTGTTTCAGTGGAAGCGTGGAAGTAGCGAAACAATGTATCGAGATGAACTTTTTGATTTCCCTCGGCGGTCCAGTGACATTTAAAAACGCGAAAAAGCCGAAGGAAGTAGCGGCGCAAATTCCATTAGAACATTTGTTAATTGAAACAGATTGCCCGTATTTAACGCCTCACCCTTTCCGCGGGAAACGAAACGAGCCGAGCTACGTCAAGTACGTAGCGGAGGCGATCGCCGAGATAAAAGGCATTTCTTTTGAAGAAGTGGCAAAAGCGACAACAAAGAATGCGAAAAAATTATTCGGCATCCATCGCTAA
- the holB gene encoding DNA polymerase III subunit delta' yields the protein MAMEWEQLERYQPAVVKMLTKSLEKGRISHAYLFEGQRGTGKKAMSLLLAKSLFCLNRSGIKPCNECRNCRRIDSGNHPDVHIIEPDGQSVKKEQIEMLQQEFTKTAVESDRKLYIIEHADKMTTNAANSLLKFLEEPRPGTVAILLTEQYHRMLETIISRCQVFSFKPIPPALLANYLEKQQIPPHIAFLAAHVTNNYEEALQLSRDDWFAQARKIVLQLYETLRKNDLQALFFVHDQWLPHFQEKPQIDLGLDLLLYIYKDMLYIQLGQVEQIIYRDRLDDLRQWSLSCPQRQIVKSMEMILRAKARLNTTNMSVQLLMEQLILDLKE from the coding sequence GTGGCTATGGAATGGGAGCAGCTCGAACGATATCAACCTGCAGTAGTGAAAATGCTCACAAAAAGCCTGGAAAAAGGGCGAATTTCTCATGCCTATTTGTTTGAGGGGCAGCGCGGAACGGGAAAAAAAGCAATGAGTCTTTTATTGGCAAAAAGCTTATTTTGTTTAAATCGTTCCGGAATCAAGCCATGCAATGAATGCCGGAATTGCCGCAGAATCGATTCCGGAAACCATCCGGATGTCCATATTATTGAACCAGATGGGCAATCGGTGAAAAAAGAGCAAATTGAAATGCTACAGCAAGAGTTTACGAAAACGGCGGTAGAGTCGGACCGGAAGCTGTATATTATTGAGCATGCTGACAAAATGACAACGAACGCAGCGAATAGCTTGTTAAAATTTTTAGAAGAACCTCGTCCAGGGACGGTAGCAATATTGCTTACAGAACAATATCACCGCATGCTGGAAACGATCATTTCCCGTTGCCAAGTGTTTTCGTTTAAGCCAATCCCACCAGCTTTGCTTGCTAATTATTTGGAAAAACAGCAAATTCCGCCTCATATTGCTTTCCTTGCTGCACATGTGACAAACAATTATGAGGAAGCGCTCCAATTAAGCCGAGATGATTGGTTTGCGCAGGCGAGAAAAATAGTGTTACAATTATATGAAACGTTAAGGAAAAATGATTTGCAGGCACTTTTTTTTGTTCATGATCAATGGCTGCCTCATTTTCAAGAAAAACCACAAATTGATTTAGGATTGGATTTGCTTTTATATATATATAAAGATATGCTGTATATTCAATTAGGACAAGTGGAACAAATCATTTATCGCGATCGTCTTGATGATTTGCGGCAATGGTCGCTTTCCTGTCCTCAACGGCAGATTGTAAAAAGTATGGAAATGATTTTGCGGGCAAAAGCGCGTTTAAATACAACGAATATGAGCGTACAGCTTTTAATGGAGCAGCTTATCCTTGACCTAAAGGAGTAA
- the rnmV gene encoding ribonuclease M5: MKIKEIIVVEGKDDTVAIQRAVDADTIETNGSAISEEIIEQIKLAKEKRGVIIFTDPDFPGEKIRKTITERVPGCKHAFLPRKAAIAKNGKGIGVEHASVEDIRQALKNVYEETTEWNEEITFDELVAAGLIGGQLAKKRRQHLGEILKIGYTNGKQLYKRLQIFQISKEAFYAALEQVLQEEANDEYK; this comes from the coding sequence ATGAAAATTAAAGAAATTATCGTTGTGGAAGGTAAAGACGATACGGTGGCCATTCAGCGCGCCGTTGATGCAGATACGATTGAAACAAACGGGTCGGCAATCAGCGAAGAGATCATTGAGCAAATTAAGTTAGCAAAAGAAAAACGGGGAGTAATTATTTTTACAGATCCTGATTTTCCGGGTGAAAAAATTCGCAAAACGATTACAGAGCGCGTTCCAGGCTGCAAGCATGCTTTTTTGCCAAGGAAAGCGGCCATTGCGAAAAATGGGAAAGGAATTGGCGTAGAGCATGCGTCTGTGGAAGATATCCGCCAAGCGTTGAAAAACGTGTACGAGGAAACAACTGAGTGGAATGAAGAGATTACATTTGATGAACTCGTCGCTGCCGGTTTAATCGGCGGACAATTAGCGAAAAAGCGGCGCCAACATTTAGGGGAAATTTTAAAAATAGGGTATACAAACGGAAAACAGCTTTATAAGCGGTTGCAAATATTTCAAATCTCTAAAGAAGCGTTTTACGCCGCATTAGAGCAAGTGCTGCAGGAGGAAGCAAACGATGAATACAAATAA
- the rsmA gene encoding 16S rRNA (adenine(1518)-N(6)/adenine(1519)-N(6))-dimethyltransferase RsmA produces the protein MNTNKDIATPGRTREILEKYGFSFKKSLGQNFLIDTNILRKIVDVAGLSRETGAIEIGPGIGALTEQLARRAKKVVAFEIDQRLLPILEDTLSPYENVRIIHQDVLKADIRRVIAEEFTDAADIMVVANLPYYVTTPIIMKLLTDNLPIRGIVVMLQKEVADRISAQPGTKDYGSLSIAIQYYTEAEKIMTVPRTVFIPQPNVDSAVIRLIKRKQPPVDVDDESFFFQVVRASFAQRRKTILNNLISNLPNGKARKEKIERILTENGIDPRRRGETLTMEEFAALSNALREVMCI, from the coding sequence ATGAATACAAATAAAGATATTGCTACGCCGGGACGTACGCGAGAAATTTTGGAAAAGTACGGTTTTTCATTCAAAAAAAGTTTAGGACAAAATTTTTTGATTGACACTAATATTTTGCGGAAAATTGTCGATGTTGCCGGACTTTCGCGCGAAACGGGGGCGATTGAAATCGGTCCCGGAATCGGGGCGTTGACGGAACAGCTGGCGCGCCGCGCAAAGAAGGTCGTCGCGTTTGAAATTGATCAGCGGCTTTTGCCGATTTTGGAGGATACGTTATCGCCGTATGAAAACGTCCGCATTATCCATCAAGATGTTTTAAAAGCGGATATTCGCCGCGTGATCGCCGAAGAATTTACCGACGCTGCCGATATTATGGTGGTAGCGAATTTGCCGTATTACGTCACAACGCCGATTATTATGAAGCTATTGACAGATAACTTGCCGATTCGCGGCATTGTCGTTATGTTGCAAAAAGAAGTGGCTGACCGCATCTCCGCGCAGCCGGGAACGAAAGATTACGGTTCGCTGTCCATTGCGATTCAGTATTACACGGAAGCGGAGAAGATCATGACCGTTCCAAGAACGGTGTTTATTCCACAGCCGAATGTGGATTCTGCTGTGATTCGGTTAATAAAGCGGAAGCAGCCGCCTGTTGACGTAGACGATGAATCGTTTTTCTTTCAAGTGGTGCGGGCGAGTTTCGCGCAACGCCGGAAAACGATTTTGAACAATTTAATCAGCAACTTGCCGAACGGAAAAGCGAGAAAAGAAAAAATCGAGCGCATTTTAACAGAGAACGGAATTGACCCGCGCCGCCGCGGAGAGACATTGACGATGGAAGAGTTTGCCGCGCTCAGCAACGCGTTAAGGGAAGTCATGTGCATATAA
- the yabA gene encoding DNA replication initiation control protein YabA yields MDKKEIFQSVTGMEEQLSHLYRQLVQLKEYVAELLEENHHLQIENDHLRRRLEQMSGELEEEKRKEKDHKHSHERRLIDIGEGYDNLARLYQEGFHICHVHYGSVRKEGDCLFCLSFLNKK; encoded by the coding sequence GTGGATAAGAAAGAAATTTTTCAGTCAGTAACAGGCATGGAGGAACAACTCAGCCATTTGTACCGCCAGCTTGTGCAACTAAAGGAGTATGTAGCTGAACTGCTGGAGGAAAACCATCATTTGCAAATTGAAAACGATCATTTGCGCCGCCGGCTTGAGCAAATGAGCGGAGAGTTGGAAGAAGAAAAACGAAAAGAAAAAGATCATAAGCATAGCCATGAAAGAAGGTTAATTGACATCGGCGAAGGATACGATAATTTAGCCCGCCTTTATCAAGAAGGATTCCATATTTGCCATGTCCATTATGGAAGCGTCCGCAAAGAAGGCGATTGTTTATTTTGCTTATCCTTTTTAAATAAAAAGTAG
- a CDS encoding PSP1 domain-containing protein — protein sequence MYNVVGVRFKKAGKIYYFDPGELTIPVGEFVIVETVRGIEYGKVVISNKQVDENDIVLPLKKVIRVADGKDKLIVEENKKAAREAYDICLKKVEEHGLEMKLVDVEYTFDRNKVIFYFTADGRVDFRELVKDLAAIFRTRIELRQIGVRDEAKMLGGIGPCGRMLCCSTFLGDFEPVSIKMAKDQNLSLNPTKISGLCGRLMCCLKYENDEYETAKEQLPDLGEYVKTPHGLGKVIGLNILERVLQVELPEYGRVVEYTLDELMKDGTLPVQATD from the coding sequence TTGTATAATGTCGTCGGTGTCCGTTTTAAAAAAGCGGGAAAGATTTATTATTTCGATCCCGGAGAATTGACGATTCCTGTCGGGGAGTTCGTCATTGTCGAAACAGTTCGTGGAATTGAGTACGGAAAAGTCGTTATAAGCAACAAGCAAGTGGATGAGAACGATATCGTTTTGCCGTTGAAAAAAGTGATCCGCGTCGCGGACGGGAAAGACAAATTAATTGTCGAGGAAAACAAAAAAGCGGCGCGGGAAGCGTACGATATTTGTCTGAAAAAAGTAGAAGAGCACGGCTTGGAAATGAAATTAGTCGATGTCGAGTATACGTTTGACCGCAATAAAGTGATTTTTTATTTTACCGCGGATGGGCGCGTCGATTTCCGCGAACTTGTCAAAGACTTGGCGGCTATTTTTCGTACGCGCATTGAATTAAGGCAAATCGGTGTCCGTGATGAAGCAAAAATGCTTGGCGGGATCGGCCCGTGCGGAAGAATGCTTTGCTGCTCGACATTTTTAGGAGATTTTGAACCAGTATCGATTAAAATGGCGAAAGATCAAAATTTGTCGCTCAATCCGACGAAAATTTCCGGTCTTTGCGGCCGGTTAATGTGCTGCTTAAAATACGAAAATGATGAATATGAAACAGCGAAAGAGCAGCTTCCTGATTTAGGCGAGTATGTGAAAACCCCGCATGGCCTTGGAAAAGTGATCGGATTGAATATTTTAGAACGAGTATTGCAAGTAGAATTGCCGGAATATGGACGGGTCGTGGAATATACGCTCGACGAGTTGATGAAAGATGGCACTTTACCAGTCCAAGCCACAGATTAA
- the yabG gene encoding sporulation peptidase YabG, protein MDVKVGDIVARKSYNCDLLFRIIDVKEKNGEREAILHGENVRLIADAPCSDLVIIDEREQQERKKKEIELIEQSYKLFRQDYHAIKQKTEYRATGGYRTEKDFFQIPGRVLHLDGDPLYLRKCLDLYERIGVPVYGIFCEESEMPEKVGVLLERFRPDILVITGHDSYSKSKGKVTDLKAYRHSKHFVQTVKEARKKVPHLDQLIIFAGACQSHFESLIRAGANFASSPARVNIHALDPVYIVSRISFTPFMETVNVWDVLRNTLTGEKGLGGVETKGVLRTGMPFRLIDTMND, encoded by the coding sequence ATGGACGTTAAGGTCGGCGATATTGTTGCAAGGAAGTCGTATAATTGTGATTTACTGTTTCGTATCATAGATGTGAAAGAAAAAAATGGGGAAAGAGAAGCGATTTTGCATGGTGAAAATGTGAGACTTATCGCCGATGCCCCATGCAGCGATTTAGTCATTATTGATGAACGAGAACAGCAGGAAAGAAAGAAAAAGGAAATAGAGCTGATCGAGCAGTCGTATAAACTGTTTCGCCAAGATTATCATGCCATAAAACAAAAAACAGAGTATCGGGCGACGGGAGGATACCGGACGGAAAAAGATTTTTTTCAAATTCCGGGGCGCGTCCTTCATTTGGACGGGGACCCTTTATATTTGCGGAAGTGTTTGGATTTGTATGAACGAATTGGCGTGCCGGTGTACGGCATATTTTGCGAGGAAAGTGAAATGCCCGAAAAAGTCGGCGTGCTTCTTGAGCGATTTCGCCCTGATATTTTAGTGATTACCGGCCATGATTCCTATTCGAAATCGAAAGGAAAAGTGACGGATTTAAAGGCATATCGCCATTCCAAACATTTTGTTCAAACGGTGAAAGAAGCGCGCAAAAAAGTTCCGCATCTTGACCAATTGATCATTTTCGCGGGAGCATGCCAATCCCATTTTGAATCACTGATTCGCGCTGGTGCGAATTTTGCCAGTTCCCCGGCGCGCGTTAACATTCATGCGCTTGATCCAGTTTATATCGTTTCCCGAATAAGTTTTACTCCTTTCATGGAAACGGTGAATGTTTGGGATGTTCTTCGCAATACATTGACCGGAGAAAAGGGACTTGGAGGGGTGGAAACGAAAGGAGTGTTGCGCACGGGGATGCCGTTCCGTTTGATTGATACGATGAACGATTGA
- the metG gene encoding methionine--tRNA ligase: MEKKTFYLTTPIYYPSGNLHIGHAYTTVAGDAMARYKRLRGYDVMYLTGTDEHGQKIQRKAEEKGVTPQQYVDEIVAGIQELWKKLDISYDDFIRTTQDRHKKVVEKIFARLVEQGDIYLGEYEGWYCTPCESFYTERQLVDGNCPDCGRPVEKVKEESYFFKMSKYVDRLLQYYEENPEFIQPESRKNEMINNFIKPGLEDLAVSRTTFDWGIKVPGDPKHVIYVWIDALTNYITALGYGTDDDEKFRKYWPADVHLVGKEIVRFHTIYWPIMLMALDLPLPKKVFAHGWLLMKDGKMSKSKGNVVDPVTLIDRYGLDALRYYLLREVPFGSDGVFTPEGFVERINYDLANDLGNLLHRTVAMIEKYFDGVIPTYRGAKTPFDNDLVETAKETVKQYEEAMEKMEFSVALATVWQLINRTNKYIDETQPWVLAKEESQKEQLASVMTHLAESLRHVAILLQPFLTRTPDKIFAQLGIVDESLKQWDSLYEFGLIKEGTKVAKGEPLFPRLDIEKEVEYIKAHMQGSAPKKQAAEPQAPKADEITIDDFAKVDLRVAEVVHAEPVKNADKLLKLQLDLGYEKRQVVSGIAQFYKPEELVGKKVICVTNLKPVKLRGELSQGMILAGEENGTLSVATVDKTIPNGTKIK, translated from the coding sequence ATGGAGAAAAAAACGTTTTACCTTACAACACCGATTTATTATCCGAGCGGGAACTTGCATATTGGCCACGCGTATACGACCGTAGCAGGAGACGCGATGGCACGTTATAAACGTTTGCGCGGTTATGATGTCATGTATTTGACCGGCACGGACGAACATGGGCAAAAAATTCAGCGAAAAGCAGAAGAAAAAGGAGTAACTCCGCAACAATATGTCGACGAAATTGTCGCAGGCATCCAAGAGTTATGGAAAAAGCTTGATATTTCTTATGATGACTTTATTCGCACGACACAAGACCGCCATAAAAAGGTAGTGGAGAAAATTTTTGCGCGTCTTGTCGAACAAGGAGATATTTATTTGGGAGAATACGAAGGATGGTATTGTACACCGTGTGAATCGTTTTATACAGAGCGGCAGCTTGTTGACGGAAATTGCCCGGACTGCGGCCGCCCGGTCGAAAAGGTAAAAGAAGAATCGTATTTCTTTAAAATGAGCAAATATGTCGACCGGCTTTTGCAATACTATGAGGAAAATCCGGAGTTCATTCAGCCGGAGTCGCGCAAAAACGAAATGATTAACAACTTTATTAAACCGGGGCTTGAGGATTTAGCGGTTTCTCGTACAACGTTTGACTGGGGCATAAAAGTTCCGGGTGATCCGAAACACGTCATTTATGTATGGATTGATGCGCTCACAAACTATATTACGGCGTTGGGATACGGCACAGATGACGATGAGAAGTTTCGCAAATACTGGCCGGCGGACGTTCATTTAGTCGGGAAGGAAATTGTCCGCTTCCATACGATTTATTGGCCGATTATGTTAATGGCGCTCGATTTGCCGTTGCCGAAAAAAGTGTTCGCGCATGGCTGGCTATTAATGAAAGACGGCAAAATGTCGAAATCGAAAGGAAACGTCGTCGATCCGGTCACGTTAATCGATCGTTACGGATTGGACGCGCTGCGCTATTATTTGCTTCGCGAAGTTCCGTTTGGCTCCGATGGCGTGTTCACTCCGGAAGGGTTTGTTGAGCGTATTAACTACGATTTAGCCAACGATTTAGGAAACTTGTTGCACCGCACGGTAGCGATGATTGAAAAATATTTTGACGGCGTGATTCCGACATATCGCGGGGCAAAAACGCCATTTGACAACGATCTTGTCGAAACAGCGAAAGAAACGGTGAAACAGTACGAAGAAGCGATGGAGAAAATGGAATTTTCCGTTGCGCTTGCGACAGTATGGCAGCTGATTAACCGAACGAACAAATATATTGATGAAACGCAGCCTTGGGTGCTTGCGAAAGAGGAAAGCCAAAAAGAACAGCTTGCGTCAGTAATGACCCATTTAGCGGAATCGCTTCGCCATGTTGCGATTTTGTTACAGCCGTTTTTAACGCGCACGCCGGACAAAATTTTCGCGCAGCTTGGCATTGTGGATGAATCATTAAAGCAATGGGACAGCTTGTACGAATTCGGCCTCATCAAAGAAGGAACAAAAGTGGCAAAAGGCGAGCCGCTGTTTCCACGGCTAGACATTGAAAAAGAAGTGGAATATATTAAAGCGCATATGCAAGGCAGTGCGCCGAAAAAGCAGGCAGCGGAGCCGCAAGCGCCAAAAGCGGATGAGATCACGATTGATGATTTTGCGAAAGTCGATTTGCGCGTTGCCGAAGTGGTGCACGCGGAACCGGTGAAAAACGCCGATAAATTGTTAAAGCTCCAGCTAGATCTTGGCTATGAAAAACGCCAAGTCGTATCCGGAATTGCCCAATTTTATAAGCCAGAAGAACTCGTTGGCAAAAAGGTCATCTGCGTCACGAATTTAAAACCGGTGAAATTGCGTGGCGAATTGTCTCAAGGCATGATTCTCGCTGGGGAAGAAAATGGCACGCTTTCCGTCGCTACTGTTGATAAAACGATTCCAAACGGGACAAAAATAAAATAA
- a CDS encoding G5 and 3D domain-containing protein: protein MILPNMKRISDSLRKNFTVTASSFIAFSATTGLAGYEIAKDDVTLTVNGKKQEIRTHAKTVKEVLQEQNIKPRKEDHVYPSLDTPITDDLNIVWEASKKVTLIVDGKKQEIWTTAKNVGELLNSQHITLGKHDKIAPSPNAEIKKGMEVNVEKAFPVQLNVGGKQKQVWATSTTVADFLKQQNVKLGELDRVEPSLQEKVKEGMIVKVVKVQKVTDVVEEPIDFAVVTRRDAQLPKGEQRVISPGEKGKALKRYEVVLENGKEVSRKLIETKLMKASKNRIVAIGTRSTHARSVQIASRGQRHATKEFYVTATAYTAYCEGCSGTTSTGIDLRANPSAKVIAVDPRIIPIGSKVYVEGYGYAIAGDTGSSINGYKIDVFFPKKSDAFRWGKKRVKVKIIQ, encoded by the coding sequence ATGATATTACCCAATATGAAGAGAATTTCTGATTCATTGAGGAAAAACTTCACGGTTACCGCTAGTAGTTTCATAGCCTTTTCGGCGACAACGGGACTTGCCGGATATGAAATAGCGAAGGATGACGTGACGCTGACGGTGAATGGAAAAAAACAAGAGATTCGCACTCACGCTAAGACGGTAAAAGAAGTATTACAGGAGCAAAACATTAAGCCAAGAAAAGAAGATCACGTCTATCCATCGCTAGATACGCCAATTACAGATGATTTAAACATTGTTTGGGAAGCGAGCAAGAAAGTAACGTTGATAGTGGATGGGAAAAAACAAGAAATATGGACGACTGCAAAAAACGTTGGCGAGCTGTTAAACTCGCAACATATTACCCTCGGAAAGCATGACAAAATTGCCCCGTCGCCAAATGCAGAGATCAAAAAAGGAATGGAAGTGAATGTGGAAAAAGCATTTCCAGTCCAATTAAATGTTGGCGGCAAACAAAAACAAGTATGGGCAACTTCTACTACTGTCGCTGACTTTTTAAAACAACAAAACGTGAAATTAGGCGAACTCGACCGTGTTGAACCATCTTTACAAGAGAAAGTAAAAGAAGGCATGATTGTAAAAGTGGTGAAAGTTCAAAAAGTCACCGATGTAGTGGAAGAACCAATTGATTTTGCAGTCGTCACTCGCCGAGATGCGCAATTGCCAAAAGGAGAACAGCGTGTGATCAGTCCGGGTGAAAAAGGAAAAGCGTTGAAAAGGTATGAAGTAGTGCTGGAAAACGGAAAAGAAGTATCGCGAAAACTTATAGAAACAAAATTGATGAAAGCAAGCAAAAATCGCATTGTTGCAATCGGAACACGATCCACTCATGCGCGCTCTGTTCAAATAGCGTCGCGCGGTCAAAGGCATGCAACAAAAGAATTTTATGTTACTGCCACCGCTTACACCGCTTATTGTGAAGGCTGCTCGGGAACAACGAGCACAGGAATTGATTTGCGCGCAAACCCTTCTGCGAAAGTGATTGCGGTTGACCCGAGAATTATACCGATCGGATCCAAAGTGTACGTTGAAGGGTATGGATATGCCATTGCTGGAGACACAGGATCGAGCATTAATGGTTATAAAATTGACGTGTTTTTCCCGAAAAAATCGGACGCGTTTCGTTGGGGCAAAAAACGCGTAAAAGTGAAAATTATTCAATAA
- a CDS encoding AbrB/MazE/SpoVT family DNA-binding domain-containing protein, with product MKSTGIVRKVDELGRVVIPIELRRTLDIAEKDALEIYVDDDRIILKKYKPNMTCVVTGEVSDDNFKLAGGKIILSREGAEILLKEIQEHLQQSSNNDNNK from the coding sequence ATGAAATCAACAGGTATCGTCCGCAAAGTTGATGAGTTAGGCCGTGTCGTCATTCCGATTGAATTGCGCCGCACGTTAGACATTGCTGAAAAAGACGCATTGGAAATCTATGTTGACGATGATCGGATCATTTTGAAAAAATATAAACCAAATATGACCTGTGTCGTCACTGGCGAAGTTTCTGATGACAACTTCAAATTAGCCGGCGGTAAAATTATTTTAAGCCGCGAAGGTGCAGAAATTTTGTTAAAAGAAATTCAAGAACATCTGCAACAATCATCTAACAACGATAACAACAAATAA
- the rsmI gene encoding 16S rRNA (cytidine(1402)-2'-O)-methyltransferase has protein sequence MLWQQKSFEDNHKGTLYIVPTPIGNLEDMTFRAVRILQEVDMIAAEDTRQTKKLLNHFQIRTPLISYHEHNKYTSGPQIVERLKAGESVALVSDAGMPGISDPGHELVVSALEERCPVVPLPGANAALTALVASGLSTNHFYFFGFLERTKKEKKEQLESLKKVRETMIFYEAPHRMQETLMMMHEVFGERRVVLCRELTKRFEEFIRGNLSEIVEWVNIHEIRGEFCIIVEGAKETQEDEKTEAWWHSLPPVEHVEYYIREKNFTTKEAIKQTAKDRNMSKREVYRQYHRQ, from the coding sequence ATGCTTTGGCAGCAAAAAAGTTTTGAAGATAATCATAAAGGAACGCTATATATCGTTCCGACGCCGATAGGCAATCTTGAAGATATGACGTTCCGGGCGGTGCGCATTTTGCAAGAAGTAGATATGATTGCCGCGGAAGATACAAGGCAAACGAAAAAACTGTTAAACCATTTTCAAATCCGTACGCCGCTCATTAGTTATCATGAGCATAATAAATATACAAGCGGGCCGCAAATTGTGGAGCGTCTGAAAGCGGGAGAATCCGTAGCGCTCGTCAGCGACGCGGGAATGCCGGGAATTTCAGATCCGGGCCATGAGCTGGTTGTTTCTGCCCTTGAAGAGCGGTGTCCTGTTGTCCCGCTTCCAGGTGCAAACGCAGCGTTAACTGCGCTTGTTGCATCGGGGCTGTCGACAAACCACTTTTACTTTTTTGGCTTTCTTGAACGGACGAAGAAAGAAAAAAAGGAACAGTTGGAATCATTGAAAAAAGTCCGGGAAACGATGATTTTTTATGAAGCTCCTCATCGCATGCAAGAAACGCTTATGATGATGCATGAAGTGTTCGGCGAGCGCCGCGTTGTTTTATGTCGAGAACTGACGAAACGGTTCGAAGAGTTTATTCGCGGCAATCTGAGCGAGATTGTCGAATGGGTAAACATTCACGAGATTCGCGGGGAATTTTGCATCATTGTGGAAGGGGCAAAGGAAACACAGGAAGATGAAAAAACGGAAGCATGGTGGCATTCGCTACCCCCGGTCGAGCATGTCGAATATTATATTCGGGAGAAAAATTTTACGACAAAAGAAGCGATAAAACAAACGGCGAAAGATAGGAATATGTCGAAGCGGGAAGTGTACCGGCAATATCACCGCCAATAA